The Hordeum vulgare subsp. vulgare chromosome 4H, MorexV3_pseudomolecules_assembly, whole genome shotgun sequence genomic interval cagatgagatagtgatagttctccagagTCGCTGCCACCAAGTTGctaaagcttcgtgatgaactataacatatcagggatgtaTATGATGAtctttgagcaattcgcgatgtttgacaccgcgaaaatagaaatcgaaaaggagcatcaattgttgatggttagtaaaaccactagtttcaagaagggcaagggcaagaagggatacttcatgaaacggaaaaccagttgctgctctagtgaagagacccaaggttgaacccaaacccgagactaagtgcttctgaatGAGGGAACAGACACTGAAGAGGaactgccctagatacttggtagatgagaaggctgggaaAGTCGACAAaactatattggatatacatgatatagatgtgtactttactagtactcctagtagcacgagggtagtagataccggttcagttgctaagtgttagtaacttgaaataaaagctatggaataaacggagactagctaaaggcgaggtgacgatgtgtgttggaagtgtttccaaggttgatgtgatcaaacatcgcacgctccctctaccattgggattagtgttaaacctaaataattgttgtttgatgtttgcgttgagcatagacatgattatgtttattgcaatatggttattcatttaaaagaataaaggttattctatttacttgaataataccttcaatggtcttgcacttaaaatgaatggtttattgaatctcgatcgtagtgatagacATGttcactatattgttgccaaaagatacaaagtagtaatgatagtaccacttacttgtggcactgccgcttgagtcatatattggtgcaaaacgcatgaagaagttccatgcagatggatctttgggctcactcgtttttttgaaatcgtttgagacatgcgaaccatgtctattggtatgaacgcatgaagaaactccatgcagatggatcgtttggactcatttgatttcttgagacatgcaaaccataccacatgggcaagatgactgaagacctcattttccagtgagatggaacaagaaagtaacttgttggaagtaatacattttgacgtgttcagtccaatgagtactgaggcacacagtggatatcattatgttcttacttcacagatgatttaagaagatactagtatatttacttgatgaaacacaagtctgaattattgaaaggttcaagtaatttcagagtgaagttgaagatcgtcgtgacaagaggataatatgtctacgatgtgatcgtggaggaaaacatatatatctgagttgcgggtTTGGTAAACAttgaagacaatgtgaaaattgtttcacaactcatgccacctggaacaccatagtctgatggtatgtcatagtcgtgccctactagatatggtgcatactacgaTGTCTCTTATCATATTACCACTAtcctttatgggttaggcattagagacaaccgcattcactttgaataggacactacgtaattccattgagatgacaccgtatgaactatggtttagagaaacctaagttgttgtttcttaaaattttggggctacgatgcttatctaAAAGAGTTTCAGCAtgctaagctcgaacccaaagcggataaatgcgtcttcataggacacccaaaacagttgggtctacctcctatctcagatccgggagcaaagtgtttgtttctagaaacggttcctttctcgaggagaagtttctcttgaaagaattgagtgggaggatggtggaaacttgatgtggttattgaaccatcacttcaactagtgtgtatagcagggtgcaggaagttgttcctgtggcgcctacaccaattgaagtggaagtggatgatagtgatcatgaagcttcggatcaagtaactaccaaaccttgtaggtcgacgagGACGcttgctactccagagtggtacgttagtcctgtcttggaggtcatgttgctagacaacaatgaacctacgagctatggagaagcgatggtgggcccggaggctagaggccatgaaatctcagagaggatccatgtatgaaaacaaagtgtggactttggaaaaactacttgatggtcgtaagacaatCAAGAAAggatggatatttaaaaggaagacagacgatgatggtaaaagttagaaagctcgacttgttgcaaagaggtttccaacTAGTTAaatgagttgactatgatgagacactcTCACTCATaaagatgctaaaagtttgttggaattatgttagcagttgctgcatttttcaattatgaaatcttgcagatggatgtcaaaacattgtttcctcgacgatttccttgaggaaaggttgtatatgatgcaaccaaaaggttatgttgatcctaaggatgctaacaagtatgcaagctccagcgatccttctaaggaatggagtaagcatctcggagttcgaattatgcgctttgataagatgatcaaagcttttgggtttatgcaaagtttatgagaaacttgtatttccaaggaagtgagtgggagcactatagaattttttatgagtatgtgtggttgacatattgttgatcggaaatgatgtagaatttctggaaagcatatagggttgtttgaaaaaggtgttttcaaaggaaaacctggattgagctacttgaacattgggcatgtgacgccctcggcttaatcgtacgctaatcatacacgcaaatgcgtacgatcaaacccaaggactcacgggaagatatcacaacacaactctagacacaaataaaacaacatcagcttcatattacaagccaggggcctcgagggctagaatacgaaagctcgataaacacacgagtcagcggaagcaacaaatatctgagtacagacataaaacatggggtgccttagagaaggctagcacaaaagatacaacgatcgaacgaggcgaggcctcctgcctgggaacctcctaactactcctgatcatcagcggcctccacgaagaaaacACCATCGGGAcgtcaggcgtcggcaggaaactccatctcctgggctccatcatctggtcgcagcaacagatcaagggaacaaagggggagcaaagcaacggtgagtactcatccaaagtactcgcaagacttacatcagaactatgctaaatgcaccagtatcaaagaaggggttttatatgtggactgactgcagcaatgcgagaacagagagagaaggcctagtcctatcgaagactagcatcttcagggtcttgcagcaatagacgagagtagaacaggggtaacacattaatagtcatattgttgcagcagaattaaagtgaggtcacgcctaaagatcctccctcgactccctgcgaggaagtaatcccgaggcaaactaattccagttaagtaacaattgtagttgtaaaagatcggggcacaactccaagtcgtcctgtaaccgtggacacggctatccgaatagttaattttcatccctgcaggggtgcaccacatgtcccgtcacgctcgataacactctggccggacatacttttctgggtcctgcccggcctcggaatatcgacacgtcgcagccccacttaTGGATCTAAGAAAATGCTTCATGTTTTCAAAAAGCCCCCTACATTTGTAAGAATTTGTAAGAGGAGCTCCCGAGCTTGACTGCGCCTCAAGCTCCCTCCATCGTAGCCCGACCCCGTCGACCTCGTGCCGTCGACCAACTTCGGACGGAGCCTCGCCGGCAACCCAGGCCAGCAGCGCCGCCcaccccttcttcttccctcttcTCTTTCTTCCGCCTCACCATTTTCTCTCTATCAGGAACCGCCATGGACGCCCGAGCTCGCAGTCGCATCTCCAGCGCGTCGTCGCTCAGATCCGTACTCCCTCGCCCAGATACGGCCGTCACGGACCCATTCCCGTCGGATCCCACCCTAGGCGTTGTTGCTTCGCCTCTGTGCACGTTTTGCTTCAGATCGAGCGGCGGCTCCCGATCCGATTGGGATGCAGGACGACGACGGCATCGCTCCGGGAGGCGGGGAAGTGGCGGACATCGGGGAGAGACGGATGGGGTGAGGATCCACCACCTGATGTGGGACTAAATCCATTGCACTCTTTACAtcaatctatacctactaataaaagaaatatatattcttagtccgtcatgaTATTTTATAGAAAACTCCTTGATGTTTttaacattaaactcgtagtatatattaaatgttttttaaatactcatatattTTAaaacgtaactccaaatttaacatattatatatggaatttgattagaaaaatatgtagaatttaaatatgatattattttatctgttaaacgtttaataaaaatactatctaggatgcaattttaataaataagtcattattcgtctttctttcataccggtactcatccggattggggatgaacacgtcaacaaaatcaggattcgagatgaaactgaaggtcacttgactaattctttgtacgtattaaatctacatgcaagccgtgttaaaatagaagacctgtgaaattttgaactgcacttttgtaggataagaccatattTGTTTGTGCcgtaactacaaattctcagattatagacattttttataaactaagagcgtgtggtatttctttctcccgttgcaatgcacgggcccttttgctagtctctccctaataataaagcgtgcatggcttctgtcgtccgtcgtcggtcattttacagaaaagccctcgcagtttcagttaattaacccgcagtccaacTTTAAGTCAGAATGAACCGTTTTCTGTCGTTTTGCAGAAAAGTCCTCAcagttttagataatcaacccgcggtccatcttttagtcacagccgaaccgttttttgcattttacagaaaactccctgatgtttcaggtaatcaacccgccgtccctatttaagtcagccgaaacgttttttgttttaacaaaaaaaactgacttttcagttaatcaatccacattttatctaaaacaaaattatccatatcttttaaaccgtaactccgattttaacatgttatatatgaaatttgattaaaaaaatgtctagaatctaaataggatgtcatttttagctgttgaatacttcttaaatattatttttggtgcaaacttaatctgtagtgcatggtctttttttctctctttctgacgaccatacgaattgcaataaatatccattaaattaaaaccaaattgagaggaaagaaaacatcgttaaccacacatgcacacctttggaaaatctcATGGGGAGAAAcagcatatttctcatcttattccgagtgattgtacattcaaacgcgttttcgttgtgtgagcactgaggtcatcgtcgacaacacaaatgtgatgccatgtgaaaatatattatgttcaaagcgtgtgttattttctcttccgttgcaacgcacgggctttttTGCTAGTAATACTAACATATGAAACTATGCATTACGAATGTCATAtcgtatactccctccgtttcaaaatataagaccttttagggatttcattagaagactacgtacgtagtaaaatgagtgaatctatattttaaaatatgtctatgtacatccgtatgtagttaatagtacaatctttaaaaggtcttatatttaggaacggagtgagTACATGATATCAAAGATTGATTTTGATTGTCGATCAAAATCGCTGGCCGCCATACGTGCAGTAGCAGGCAACGGTGAGGTCAGACTTTGTTGCCACCGGCAGCGGTGGCGGGAGTCGGAGTGGGAGTGGCGGTTGCTGCTGCGTCGGTGGCGGGAGTGGCGGGGGCGGTGGCGCCAGCAGCCATGGCGAGGATGGTTTCTCTCAGGACGGCCTCAAAGACCATGAGCTTGTTCTGGGGCCTTTGGGGAAGTAAAAGGGAGTAGGCCTCCTTGACGCCGGACTCGAGGGCGGGGACAAACTTGTAGCCCTGGTATGCACCGTCCATGGTGTCCTTGATGGCCTTGCTGAAGGCTGAGTCGAAGATGGTGGACTTGTCCTTTTTCGGGACAGCGTCCGCGGCGGTGGCTGCAGTCCTGAAGGCGGCGGCGATCTGGTCGATGGCCTTCAGCTCGCCGGCAGGTATCGGCCCCTTGACTTCCTCGACGGGGGGTTTGACGGCATGGACCTCGAGGATGCCGATGATGATGCGGAGCGACTCACTGAAGACGGCCACGAAGGAGTCGTACTTGGCCTCTGGGGTAGCGTCCTTGGTGATGTTGTACTCGTAGGCAAACATCTTAGCGTAGTAGATCCTCATGCGGAAAGTGGCGTTGGAGCCGGACGGGTCGGTGAACCCGTTGGGATTCAAGATGCCAAAGGTGTGCGTGAAGGTGGTCTGGAAAGTCTTGTACTTGTCCGCTGGAGGGACAGGGGCTGCGGCGGCCACGGCCGCCTTGAAGGCGTTGTTGGCCTTGTCAATTAGCTCCTGCTCCtcggtcgtggtcgtggtcgtggtcgtggcctTGGGTTGTGCCCCCGCCGGGGCATAGCCGGCTTCGGCGGCGTACGAGACGGCTGGCCCCGCCACGAGGGCGACGGCCACCAAGAGCGCCACCGTGCACTTATCTACTACCATTCTTGCTGCTCGTCGTGTGTTGGTTGGTTTGCACGGTGCGTAGGAGGAGAGATTAATTGTGGTGTGGCGTGGTGTGAGGATGAAGAAGCTTAGCGCTCTATATACACATCCGTACGGCGAGAGAGATTATACCGTGCCTAAACTAGCAATCTCCtgctctcctctcctctttttaGCCAAACTATAATTATCCCTATATATGAGCTCTTTGTCTCACAAACCAATAATAGTAGGATCAATTAGACCGCTAACTACTGTTTGACCTCGTGGGATAAATAACCTACCAATTCCAACTGGACCCGTGAGACTCGGCGTGCAGCCACATctatatctttacctaataataaagaggctatcgcttccgtcggaaaacccaccgaggtgattttacaaaaaaaaaccttattgtttatgacattaaactcgtatcgtagtatatattaaatatttttttaaatactcgtatcttttaaaccgtaactccaaatttaacatataatacatggaatttgattagaaaaatatgtacaatttaaatatgatattattttatttgttaaacgtttaataaaaatactatctagggtgcaatcttaataaataagtttcgtctttctttcataccggtattcATCCGGGTTgaagatgaacacgtcaacaaaatcaggattagagatgaaactgaaggtcacttgactgattctttgtacgtattaaatctacatgcaagccgtgttaaaatagaagacccgtgaaattttgaactgcatttttgtaggataagaccatctctatttgtatcgtaactataaattctcaaattataggcattttttataaattaagaatgtgtgtcgtgtggtatttttttctcccgttgcaacgcatgggtccttttgctagtatgtCGTAACAAGCCAAAAGAAAAACTCAGTGCATCCAAAACACACTGCGCGAAGCCGAGTGTGCTTGCAACACGCACGGTGTACCGCCGTGTCCGTTGTAGGTCACGGTGCCATGATGCACACCTAAATACTATGAGACGGGTCGAACAAGCCAAGCCGTGACCTACCATCCGAGACAACGGCACAAATCACTCGGCCACATGAAGAAATTTTAGAGGATGATTGAATACGTTTTAGtctcatgactaaaagtaatgggactaaaacttgctagcctcacctatgcttggatccaagtactaaagagactaaaatcaagttaatgagcatttattatccttcaaaccctccaatccagaacttgcatgaggagttaaatgatgagagagaggactaatgcacatgtTAATAGGGGtatccctgactaaaagattttagcctcaagactagttttagcctctctttagtcagggtgcttgaaactttagcctcttataaagagactagttttagtcagactaatTTTAGGCGAGACCCGGATAGTAGTCTTCTCCTTATTGTGACCCCCACCGTCATTAACAACTCCAATGTCAGGATCGTACACATTGATGGAGAATTCTCTTTTATTATTCCGAGAAGCCATCATGTGGAAAATCCAGTCCCTGCTTCCAAGCTTAATACTTAGGGCACGAGTGAATTGTGATCTATGCATGACCTTGCAGAAGGAACATAGGACGTCATCGACGCTTCGATAACATACAACGTGATCCTCGGACATCGAGCACTATTGGGTTTCTCAACCCCAGTGCACCATGCTTATTCGtacctcaagatgccagggcatAAGCTCAATCCAAGTACTCCAGTTGAGACTATGATAGGTTCATACAACTTGCGGGTACAATCCAAACACATAAATATCATGACAACATAAACGATTTAGATATCAAGTCATATTACTCGGGCCATACTAATAATCATTGAGCTTAGCAACGTCATAACAATACTAGATAAGGTGTAATCATCGTACTAGGGATTCAAACCCCGTAATCATATGTAAGTCTCCATCACTAACCACCCCCACCACCCTTATTTTAGTAGGCGCAAGTCTTCTTCATCtggataactgttacatgattgacATAATACCATTCCGATCTATCCAATGTTCCTACATGAGATTACTCACACATGTATGGGGAAACATGGTAGACGTGATGGAGAACTGATTGGTGAATTTGACGGTATCCCCTGTCCGGAGGCGGAATCAACCTCCAGGATGTAGATCAAAGAAGGCAACGAGTCTCTGGGCAtttctgtttttaaaaaaatCAGCAATAATACCTCCGTTGCAAAAGTTACATCCCGTCCTTGTACACAAAAATATACGCGAGGTAGATGTTGTTGGGTGACGTTTGTGGAGCATCACCCCCAATGTaaaaatttcagcaacatcacttatgttacaaagtttcttccacaaCAGTATCTATATTGTCTTTTTTTTGCAACCTTACCTATGTTGCAAAAGATTTCTGCAACATGATCTTTATTGCAAAAGTTTCGTTCGCAACTTGCAAAAAGagaaagatttttttttgctaCCAGACCtatgttgtaaaagttttctgAAAGATGACCTCTGTTGCAAAAGTTTCTTCCATAATAGTatctatgttgcaaaaaaaagaaaaaaattctgcaaTTTGACCTATGTTGCAAAAAAGTTCTACAACATCACCTTTGTTGCAAAGATTTTTAATGCAAATGTTTCTGCAACATTACCTCCGTTGCAGAAGTGAAGAACGCCGCTTAGCCGCATGATGACGCGTAGCAGCCCTCTTTTTCTAACAAGAAACCTGGAGAAAACCATACAAAACTTGAAACCCacgaaaaaaggaaaactctCAGCGTCAACCGACGGATATTCTCTTCCTCATCCGCCGCCTCGCACGGGAGACGCGTGTCCAAGTGGGTCAGCACACCGCTTCGCATCGTGCCTTATCTTCCCGCTTGATTGCTTCCAGCCACATCTTTTTTTCTTGCCTTCTTCCTTTCTTCAAGGCATACCGTCCACGAACTGCACGAACTGCACCGTCCGCCGGCCGACCTCCGCAAGGCACGCCGTGGCCGCTGTACAGTTTTTGCAACATTATCTTTGTAGCACAAATTTTCTACAACATTATCTTTGTTGCACAAATTTTCTACAACAAAGCATTTGTTACAAAAAAAAATACACACATTTCTGCAACATGAGTTTTACTGTAAAACAATTTTAAAAACACTTCtacaacatgacctttgttgcaaaaaaaatctacaaATGTTTTCGCAACACGATctttgttgcagaaaatattATATAAGAAACTCTGTCGCAAAAAATATTCTACAGTTATTTCTACAAAAAATTAGACAACTGGAGATTCCGCAACGAGAGTCTTGTTGCAGAAATTAGAAGAAGTATTGTTGCAAAAATTAGATTAGAGAAAGATTCTGCAACAAGGATCTTGTTGcagaaaatagagaaaaagagatTGTACAACAAGAACATtgttacaagaaataagagaagaggaACTGACGGCTCACGCATACACAATCGGACGGCTCTCGACCCGACTGATTtttttaaaagatgagccggcggACGCGTAGCAACCCCTTTTTCTATCGTAAATGTTTATAATCAACCGACGGATCTACGCCTCATGATCCATCATGTTGAGAGCTAATTACGTGTCGGATAGTCCCACACATCGTAATTATTAGAATTTTGCAACATCATGTATGTTTCCGAAACATGGGGAATGTTGCAGTTATAGTGTAACGGTGCGACGATGCATGCAAAAAAATCTGTAATATAATCTCTCTTACAAAAAATTCTGCAGCA includes:
- the LOC123451013 gene encoding major pollen allergen Lol p 5b-like, whose amino-acid sequence is MVVDKCTVALLVAVALVAGPAVSYAAEAGYAPAGAQPKATTTTTTTTEEQELIDKANNAFKAAVAAAAPVPPADKYKTFQTTFTHTFGILNPNGFTDPSGSNATFRMRIYYAKMFAYEYNITKDATPEAKYDSFVAVFSESLRIIIGILEVHAVKPPVEEVKGPIPAGELKAIDQIAAAFRTAATAADAVPKKDKSTIFDSAFSKAIKDTMDGAYQGYKFVPALESGVKEAYSLLLPQRPQNKLMVFEAVLRETILAMAAGATAPATPATDAAATATPTPTPATAAGGNKV